A single Pangasianodon hypophthalmus isolate fPanHyp1 chromosome 27, fPanHyp1.pri, whole genome shotgun sequence DNA region contains:
- the LOC113528888 gene encoding integrin alpha-X isoform X4, which produces MEKLRLLNNRQLNLWHLYNALLLIVPFAVGFNLDTEHPRIFKAPNDISAFGYQVCHFGSGSVLVTDPLYNNGTGSVYRCVYQDDQCVQLPIEVQSNGAFGLSLACTEHRAMVCSARVQQECEGFHYLHGVCVELNVSLTHSHTHKPVFQECHEIPPLDAVILFDDSLSISSEDFRKMINFIKDVIRSFTNPRSQVAVAKFSSRVSAVFQFENFAADRNADNLMSGITHSKGNTHTPSAIRFVLEEMFQEKVGMRNNSQKLLVVVTDGKSNDKNDNFSSVIALANKRGVTRFAIGVGNEYSREELEQIATEPRYVFETPSFSSLSSIVSQLTERIFSIEGTNVGNSSSIQLELSQGGFSVALSEEVSVFGAVGTFSWSGGLEEKIPELNASFINASTVKDMDNSYLGYSVAMATVLGSRVYFAGAPRHKHTGAVFGFTQDAHKQWSVTHTAHGTQLGSYFGAELCVLYGDDIVLLAVGAPMFYTAGFGGEVQICSVETGALNCSGALRGSVGHTDGRFGSALAGLQDLNEDSVMELAVGAPNEEQGKGAIYIFTSYRGGFRPKHTQRVGGAAVGYALQYFGLSLHSVGDLSSDGLPDLVVGSKGAATVLRTQPVICVPVSITLDPPVIAQNFFHCSAPYSLNTPIAKATLCLKLREVSRGTIQGPLHATVSVFLELDSGSTSPRLFFYPMSSISHWNTTLSNKSVCHTFPITIQRCISDYQDVPLSGRLTVRGQTVGLTQGLRPVVHPDCPNTHTITHTVLLEKVCGEDHVCVSDLSVSLQVSRNMVVNIEGFRVNVSVVVVNEGEDASGTELCFVHPSVLSFTRISLVESVGYIECSSYETGVMNLTHTMCRHGFTIFRQRAKMVFIMSFQLSDPAALGDQVDVNVTVKSKNENPGTLHDNSARVSMPVKQLVHFLLRDQCGVCVAIGDNLWFIMGCFSS; this is translated from the exons ATGGAGAAATTAAGACTGTTAAACAATCGTCAACTTAATTTGTGGCACCTTTACAATGCTCTGCTCCTCA ttgTTCCGTTTGCTGTTGGTTTTAACCTCGACACTGAACATCCCAGAATTTTTAAAGCTCCGAATGACATTTCAGCATTTGGTTACCAGGTTTGTCACTTTGGATCTGGCAG TGTGCTAGTAACAGATCCTCTCTATAATAATGGCACAGGTAGTGTGTATAGGTGCGTGTATCAGGATGATCAGTGTGTTCAGCTCCCTATTGAAG TCCAGTCAAATGGAGCATTTGGACTTTCCCTTGCTTGCACTGAACATCGTGCCATG gtgtgTAGTGCTCGTGTGCAGCAAGAGTGTGAAGGGTTTCATTAtttgcatggtgtgtgtgtggagctcaatgtctctctcacacactctcacacacacaaacctgtttTCCAAG AATGTCATGAGATTCCTCCACTTGATGCAGTGATTCTGTTTGATGACTCTCTGAGTATTTCAAGTGAAGATttcaggaaaatgatcaatttcATCAAAGATGTAATTAGATCATTCACCAACCCACgatcacag GTGGCTGTAGCAAAGTTCTCCTCTCGAGTCTCTGCAGTGTTTCAATTTGAGAATTTTGCTGCAGATAGAAACGCAGATAATCTGATGTCAGGAATCACACATAgtaaaggaaacacacacacaccttcagccATACGCTTCGTACT AGAGGAGATGTTCCAGGAGAAAGTTGGAATGAGAAACAACTCCCAGAAGCTGCTGGTTGTGGTCACAGATGGAAAATCCAATGATAAAAATGACAACTTCAGCTCTGTGATCGCTCTGGCCAATAAGAGAGGAGTGACCCGATTTGCCATCGGG GTGGGTAACGAGTACTCTCGAGAGGAATTGGAACAGATTGCTACGGAACCTCGTTATGTGTTTGAGACACCAAGTTTCAGTTCTCTTTCCTCTATTGTCTCACAGCTCACTGAGAGGATCTTCAGCATTGAag gtacaAACGTGGGGAACTCAAGTTCAATCCAGCTTGAACTCTCACAGGGAGGATTCAGTGTTGCACTTTCTGAG GAGGTGAGTGTGTTTGGTGCAGTGGGAACATTCTCCTGGTCAGGTGGTTTGGAGGAGAAAATTCCAGAATTGAACGCTTCATTCATCAACGCATCGACTGTGAAAGACATGGATAACTCCTACCTGG GTTACtcagttgccatggcaacagtcTTGGGGAGTCGTGTTTACTTTGCTGGTGCTccaagacacaaacacacaggtgcCGTGTTTGGATTCACACAGGACGCACACAAACAGTGGagtgtcacacacactgctcacggGACTcag CTGGGGTCGTATTTCGGGGCGGAGCTATGTGTGCTGTATGGGGATGACATTGTGTTGTTAGCAGTTGGTGCGCCGATGTTTTACACTGCTGGATTTGGAGGAGAAGTTCAAATCTGCTCTGTGGAGACAGGA GCACTAAACTGTTCGGGGGCGTTGAGGGGGTCAGTGGGGCATACGGACGGCCGATTTGGTTCTGCCCTCGCAGGTCTACAGGACCTGAATGAAGACAGTGTGATGGAGCTGGCAGTGGGAGCACCAAATGAAGAGCAGGGCAAGGGGGCCATTTACATCTTCACTAGTTACAGGGGGGGCTTcagacccaaacacacacag agggtgGGCGGTGCAGCAGTTGGGTATGCGCTGCAGTATTTTGGTTTGTCTCTTCACTCTGTGGGAGATTTGAGCTCAGATGGACTTCCTGATCTGGTGGTTGGATCCAAAGGAGCTGCTACGGTACTCAG GACACAGCCAGTTATATGTGTACCTGTGTCAATCACACTGGATCCACCAGTCATAGCCCAGAACTTCTTTCACTGCTCCGCCCCTTACAGCCTCAACACTCCTATCGCAAAGGCAACCTTGTGTCTTAAGCTAAGAGAGGTCTCCAGAGGAACCATACAAG gtccTCTCCATGCCACTGTATCTGTCTTTCTGGAGTTAGATTCGGGCTCCACATCTCCTCGTCTTTTCTTCTACCCAATGTCCAGCATTTCACATTGGAATACAACTCTTAGTAACAAGTCTGTGTGCCACACTTTCCCCATCACCATCCAG agGTGTATATCAGACTACCAGGATGTTCCTCTCTCAGGGAGACTCACAGTTAGAGGACAGACAGTGGGACTCACACAAGGCCTGAGACCCGTTGTGCACCCTGactgtccaaacacacacaccatcacacacacg gtgtTACTGGAGAAGGTGTGTGGTGAAGATCATGTGTGCGTGTCGGACCTCAGTGTGTCTCTTCAAGTCAGCag GAACATGGTAGTTAATATAGAGGGTTTCAGAGTGAATGTGTCTGTGGTGGTGGTTAATGAAGGAGAAGATGCCTCAGGCACAGAGCTGTGCTTCGTTCATCCCTCGGTCCTGTCATTCACTCGCATCAGTCTG GTGGAGTCTGTTGGCTACATTGAGTGTTCGTCCTATGAAACAGGTGTGAtgaacctcacacacacaatgtgcagACACGGCTTCACCATCTTCAGACAGAGAGCCAAG ATGGTGTTCATCATGTCATTCCAGTTGTCTGATCCAGCAGCTCTCGGGGACCAAGTTGACGTGAATGTGACAGTTAAAAG TAAGAATGAGAATCCAGGAACTCTGCATGACAACAGCGCGAGGGTGTCAATGCCCGTTAAACAACTCGTCCACTTCCTGCTGAGAGA tcagtgtggtgtttgtgttgccATTGGAGACAACCTCTGGTTTATTATGGGATGTTTCTCCTCCTGA
- the LOC113528888 gene encoding integrin alpha-X isoform X3, giving the protein MEKLRLLNNRQLNLWHLYNALLLIVPFAVGFNLDTEHPRIFKAPNDISAFGYQVCHFGSGSVLVTDPLYNNGTGSVYRCVYQDDQCVQLPIEVQSNGAFGLSLACTEHRAMVCSARVQQECEGFHYLHGVCVELNVSLTHSHTHKPVFQECHEIPPLDAVILFDDSLSISSEDFRKMINFIKDVIRSFTNPRSQVAVAKFSSRVSAVFQFENFAADRNADNLMSGITHSKGNTHTPSAIRFVLEEMFQEKVGMRNNSQKLLVVVTDGKSNDKNDNFSSVIALANKRGVTRFAIGVGNEYSREELEQIATEPRYVFETPSFSSLSSIVSQLTERIFSIEGTNVGNSSSIQLELSQGGFSVALSEEVSVFGAVGTFSWSGGLEEKIPELNASFINASTVKDMDNSYLGYSVAMATVLGSRVYFAGAPRHKHTGAVFGFTQDAHKQWSVTHTAHGTQLGSYFGAELCVLYGDDIVLLAVGAPMFYTAGFGGEVQICSVETGALNCSGALRGSVGHTDGRFGSALAGLQDLNEDSVMELAVGAPNEEQGKGAIYIFTSYRGGFRPKHTQRVGGAAVGYALQYFGLSLHSVGDLSSDGLPDLVVGSKGAATVLRTQPVICVPVSITLDPPVIAQNFFHCSAPYSLNTPIAKATLCLKLREVSRGTIQGPLHATVSVFLELDSGSTSPRLFFYPMSSISHWNTTLSNKSVCHTFPITIQRCISDYQDVPLSGRLTVRGQTVGLTQGLRPVVHPDCPNTHTITHTVLLEKVCGEDHVCVSDLSVSLQVSRNMVVNIEGFRVNVSVVVVNEGEDASGTELCFVHPSVLSFTRISLVESVGYIECSSYETGVMNLTHTMCRHGFTIFRQRAKMVFIMSFQLSDPAALGDQVDVNVTVKSKNENPGTLHDNSARVSMPVKQLVHFLLRDGGSTQYVRYNNSALLQHTYELTNKGVLCTPVSVVFVLPLETTSGLLWDVSPPEIGGRLREGR; this is encoded by the exons ATGGAGAAATTAAGACTGTTAAACAATCGTCAACTTAATTTGTGGCACCTTTACAATGCTCTGCTCCTCA ttgTTCCGTTTGCTGTTGGTTTTAACCTCGACACTGAACATCCCAGAATTTTTAAAGCTCCGAATGACATTTCAGCATTTGGTTACCAGGTTTGTCACTTTGGATCTGGCAG TGTGCTAGTAACAGATCCTCTCTATAATAATGGCACAGGTAGTGTGTATAGGTGCGTGTATCAGGATGATCAGTGTGTTCAGCTCCCTATTGAAG TCCAGTCAAATGGAGCATTTGGACTTTCCCTTGCTTGCACTGAACATCGTGCCATG gtgtgTAGTGCTCGTGTGCAGCAAGAGTGTGAAGGGTTTCATTAtttgcatggtgtgtgtgtggagctcaatgtctctctcacacactctcacacacacaaacctgtttTCCAAG AATGTCATGAGATTCCTCCACTTGATGCAGTGATTCTGTTTGATGACTCTCTGAGTATTTCAAGTGAAGATttcaggaaaatgatcaatttcATCAAAGATGTAATTAGATCATTCACCAACCCACgatcacag GTGGCTGTAGCAAAGTTCTCCTCTCGAGTCTCTGCAGTGTTTCAATTTGAGAATTTTGCTGCAGATAGAAACGCAGATAATCTGATGTCAGGAATCACACATAgtaaaggaaacacacacacaccttcagccATACGCTTCGTACT AGAGGAGATGTTCCAGGAGAAAGTTGGAATGAGAAACAACTCCCAGAAGCTGCTGGTTGTGGTCACAGATGGAAAATCCAATGATAAAAATGACAACTTCAGCTCTGTGATCGCTCTGGCCAATAAGAGAGGAGTGACCCGATTTGCCATCGGG GTGGGTAACGAGTACTCTCGAGAGGAATTGGAACAGATTGCTACGGAACCTCGTTATGTGTTTGAGACACCAAGTTTCAGTTCTCTTTCCTCTATTGTCTCACAGCTCACTGAGAGGATCTTCAGCATTGAag gtacaAACGTGGGGAACTCAAGTTCAATCCAGCTTGAACTCTCACAGGGAGGATTCAGTGTTGCACTTTCTGAG GAGGTGAGTGTGTTTGGTGCAGTGGGAACATTCTCCTGGTCAGGTGGTTTGGAGGAGAAAATTCCAGAATTGAACGCTTCATTCATCAACGCATCGACTGTGAAAGACATGGATAACTCCTACCTGG GTTACtcagttgccatggcaacagtcTTGGGGAGTCGTGTTTACTTTGCTGGTGCTccaagacacaaacacacaggtgcCGTGTTTGGATTCACACAGGACGCACACAAACAGTGGagtgtcacacacactgctcacggGACTcag CTGGGGTCGTATTTCGGGGCGGAGCTATGTGTGCTGTATGGGGATGACATTGTGTTGTTAGCAGTTGGTGCGCCGATGTTTTACACTGCTGGATTTGGAGGAGAAGTTCAAATCTGCTCTGTGGAGACAGGA GCACTAAACTGTTCGGGGGCGTTGAGGGGGTCAGTGGGGCATACGGACGGCCGATTTGGTTCTGCCCTCGCAGGTCTACAGGACCTGAATGAAGACAGTGTGATGGAGCTGGCAGTGGGAGCACCAAATGAAGAGCAGGGCAAGGGGGCCATTTACATCTTCACTAGTTACAGGGGGGGCTTcagacccaaacacacacag agggtgGGCGGTGCAGCAGTTGGGTATGCGCTGCAGTATTTTGGTTTGTCTCTTCACTCTGTGGGAGATTTGAGCTCAGATGGACTTCCTGATCTGGTGGTTGGATCCAAAGGAGCTGCTACGGTACTCAG GACACAGCCAGTTATATGTGTACCTGTGTCAATCACACTGGATCCACCAGTCATAGCCCAGAACTTCTTTCACTGCTCCGCCCCTTACAGCCTCAACACTCCTATCGCAAAGGCAACCTTGTGTCTTAAGCTAAGAGAGGTCTCCAGAGGAACCATACAAG gtccTCTCCATGCCACTGTATCTGTCTTTCTGGAGTTAGATTCGGGCTCCACATCTCCTCGTCTTTTCTTCTACCCAATGTCCAGCATTTCACATTGGAATACAACTCTTAGTAACAAGTCTGTGTGCCACACTTTCCCCATCACCATCCAG agGTGTATATCAGACTACCAGGATGTTCCTCTCTCAGGGAGACTCACAGTTAGAGGACAGACAGTGGGACTCACACAAGGCCTGAGACCCGTTGTGCACCCTGactgtccaaacacacacaccatcacacacacg gtgtTACTGGAGAAGGTGTGTGGTGAAGATCATGTGTGCGTGTCGGACCTCAGTGTGTCTCTTCAAGTCAGCag GAACATGGTAGTTAATATAGAGGGTTTCAGAGTGAATGTGTCTGTGGTGGTGGTTAATGAAGGAGAAGATGCCTCAGGCACAGAGCTGTGCTTCGTTCATCCCTCGGTCCTGTCATTCACTCGCATCAGTCTG GTGGAGTCTGTTGGCTACATTGAGTGTTCGTCCTATGAAACAGGTGTGAtgaacctcacacacacaatgtgcagACACGGCTTCACCATCTTCAGACAGAGAGCCAAG ATGGTGTTCATCATGTCATTCCAGTTGTCTGATCCAGCAGCTCTCGGGGACCAAGTTGACGTGAATGTGACAGTTAAAAG TAAGAATGAGAATCCAGGAACTCTGCATGACAACAGCGCGAGGGTGTCAATGCCCGTTAAACAACTCGTCCACTTCCTGCTGAGAGA cgGTGGCTCCACACAATATGTCCGTTACAATAACTCTGCTTTACTCCAGCACACATATGAG TTGACCAATAAAGGTGTTCTCTGTACTCCAGtcagtgtggtgtttgtgttgccATTGGAGACAACCTCTGGTTTATTATGGGATGTTTCTCCTCCTGAAATT GGGGGAAGACTCAGAGAAGGACGCTGA